One Candidatus Zixiibacteriota bacterium genomic window carries:
- a CDS encoding STAS domain-containing protein, protein MKLSDRVQDGVVVLEPKGKIMGGPDASLLHDKLYDYIKQNKKKVVVDLAQVDWMNSTGLGILISGYTTLRNNDGMLKLANVTDKIQSLLTITKLISVFDAYDSVDDAISAFK, encoded by the coding sequence GGGTTCAGGACGGAGTCGTGGTGCTCGAACCCAAAGGAAAAATCATGGGGGGACCCGACGCCAGCCTGCTGCACGATAAACTGTATGACTATATCAAGCAGAACAAAAAGAAAGTGGTGGTGGACCTGGCCCAGGTGGACTGGATGAACTCCACCGGCCTCGGCATCCTGATCTCCGGGTACACGACCCTTCGCAACAACGACGGCATGCTGAAGCTGGCCAACGTGACCGACAAGATTCAGTCGCTTTTGACCATCACCAAGCTCATCAGCGTGTTTGATGCATACGATTCGGTTGACGACGCTATCAGCGCGTTCAAGTAA
- a CDS encoding ATP-binding protein yields the protein MGKPIISGDSIIVPSSLEHLADVDLFIEGTLRGYGVGESLIADIAISVSELVNNAILHGNKASPEKTVSVRIGLADHKVRIAVADQGNGFNPDTIANPIDEANLLKEVGRGIFIVRSLMDSVDIEATSHGTTITITKAI from the coding sequence ATGGGCAAACCAATCATCTCCGGGGATTCGATCATCGTCCCCTCCAGCCTGGAACACCTGGCCGATGTTGATCTGTTCATCGAGGGGACGCTTCGCGGCTACGGCGTGGGGGAATCGCTGATCGCCGATATCGCAATCTCAGTCTCCGAACTGGTCAACAACGCGATTCTCCACGGCAACAAGGCCTCGCCCGAGAAAACGGTTTCTGTCCGGATCGGGCTGGCCGATCACAAGGTGCGGATTGCCGTAGCCGACCAGGGGAACGGTTTTAATCCCGACACTATCGCCAACCCCATTGATGAGGCAAATCTGCTCAAAGAGGTCGGGCGCGGCATATTCATTGTCCGTTCGCTGATGGACTCGGTCGATATCGAGGCCACCTCGCACGGCACGACCATCACCATAACGAAAGCCATCTGA